One Streptomyces sp. ML-6 genomic region harbors:
- a CDS encoding monovalent cation/H+ antiporter complex subunit F encodes MSTPETVERALLVAAVVLIVVAGAGLLARIWWGPSMLDRALSLDVCAALIIAGLAAKSAFARDSFYFPIMLVLAVLGFTGSVGIARFIAVRDRPPRRTPDDGGEEESR; translated from the coding sequence ATGAGCACACCGGAGACCGTCGAACGGGCGCTGCTCGTCGCGGCCGTCGTACTGATCGTCGTCGCCGGGGCGGGACTGCTCGCCCGGATCTGGTGGGGCCCGTCCATGCTGGACCGGGCGCTCTCACTGGACGTGTGCGCCGCCCTCATCATCGCGGGCCTGGCCGCCAAGTCGGCCTTCGCGCGCGACTCGTTCTACTTCCCGATCATGCTGGTGCTGGCCGTCCTCGGGTTCACGGGATCGGTCGGCATCGCCCGCTTCATCGCCGTCCGCGACCGGCCGCCGCGCCGGACCCCGGACGACGGCGGCGAGGAGGAATCCCGATGA
- a CDS encoding Na(+)/H(+) antiporter subunit C yields MTVSVSLLATAVVLCAVGGILMLTRPLTRILLGAVIASNGINLLILAATGSAGEEPLLYGVQLGRVTDPLPQAIALTAIVITLATTAFLLAMAYRGHQLTGTDEVHDDLEDRRIALRAEVLGERDELRERYRAADDVTDEQRARYREERRRLRARLRADRALQARGRYATGNLWHDVLGADPEDYPQPSTADTGPGPRRTGTDPPEDPRSGNAPRPGNDLHSGNAPRPEDAPRPRNGPRPEDAPHSEDTPRERPPEAPHPHDADPGATG; encoded by the coding sequence ATGACGGTCAGCGTCTCGCTCCTGGCCACCGCCGTGGTGCTCTGCGCGGTCGGCGGCATCCTCATGCTCACCCGACCGCTCACCCGCATCCTGCTCGGTGCGGTGATCGCGAGCAACGGCATCAACCTGCTCATCCTCGCCGCCACCGGCTCGGCCGGCGAGGAACCGCTCCTCTACGGCGTCCAGCTGGGGCGGGTCACCGACCCGCTGCCGCAGGCCATCGCCCTCACCGCGATCGTCATCACCCTCGCCACCACGGCGTTCCTCCTCGCCATGGCGTACCGCGGCCACCAGCTGACCGGCACGGACGAGGTCCACGACGACCTGGAGGACCGGCGCATCGCGCTGCGCGCCGAAGTGCTGGGGGAGCGCGACGAACTGCGCGAGCGGTACCGCGCCGCCGACGACGTCACGGACGAGCAGCGCGCCCGCTACCGCGAGGAACGCCGCCGGCTCCGGGCCCGGCTGCGCGCCGACCGGGCCCTGCAGGCACGCGGCCGGTACGCCACCGGCAACCTCTGGCACGACGTCCTGGGCGCCGACCCCGAGGACTACCCACAGCCGTCCACAGCGGACACCGGCCCGGGGCCCCGACGCACCGGGACCGACCCGCCGGAGGACCCCCGCTCCGGGAACGCCCCGCGCCCCGGGAACGACCTCCACTCCGGGAACGCCCCGCGCCCCGAGGACGCCCCACGCCCCAGGAACGGTCCCCGCCCCGAGGACGCCCCCCACTCCGAGGACACCCCGCGGGAGCGCCCTCCGGAAGCCCCCCACCCCCACGACGCCGATCCAGGAGCCACCGGATGA
- a CDS encoding TIGR04141 family sporadically distributed protein, with amino-acid sequence MASNTAVRTVYRLTGVAPTPEAMLDALDPGLLDRLDADLHFPDALGVPAVYLTCAMEQVEAPWCESMARTTGIAVAEGVRRTAAVLLLAVDGTVYAIGCDQGYRLIPDHLKDKRFGLSFAVRQMDPNLIRGAVSRSLGQARTDISLVPGGAPAPLLGLRDHSRVIRSLGGYLDDLPLTRSRYTRGKAVSAQGGCGLKIALGIEPEALLSDLRTIARICREDIPHQELEFVDHIVPVTDPAVLEALEQRLDDCLGRPADGRISSAVPSDHHLAHAEATVYMTRINSTEARRSDDFDLDYVLTRARLAPPGRRLEVLREGTVILAKDRRARTVDTLAETRALAWLEVESSLGSRRFFLLEGEWYEGGAAYVAESRATVAALFPPTPSVSMPAWLKGESENAYNNRVADEERPGWLCLDTKNVTNPLRPRDQVEICDLLTPDGALVLVKRAGGSGPLSHLFNQARVAVELLQESARVRAEFVAKVARLSGGGRVLPDDFTPRRIVLAMLLKNRESLTPDSVFGFSQITIAQTAKALAARGVAVEVVGIPEGNAGALSLPPSRVEVGAGVPG; translated from the coding sequence ATGGCGTCGAACACCGCAGTACGCACCGTCTACCGGCTGACCGGTGTCGCACCCACCCCGGAGGCCATGCTGGACGCCCTCGACCCGGGGCTTCTGGACAGGCTCGATGCCGATCTGCACTTCCCCGACGCGCTCGGCGTTCCGGCTGTGTACCTCACCTGCGCAATGGAGCAGGTCGAGGCCCCGTGGTGCGAATCCATGGCGCGCACCACCGGCATCGCCGTTGCCGAGGGCGTCCGTCGCACCGCCGCCGTCCTGCTGCTCGCCGTCGACGGCACGGTGTACGCCATCGGCTGCGACCAGGGATACCGGCTGATCCCCGACCACCTCAAGGACAAGCGCTTCGGGCTCTCCTTCGCCGTCCGGCAGATGGATCCGAACCTGATCCGCGGGGCGGTCTCGAGGTCGCTCGGGCAGGCACGCACGGACATCTCCCTGGTTCCGGGCGGTGCCCCGGCCCCGCTGCTCGGCCTCCGTGACCACTCGCGTGTCATTCGCAGCCTGGGTGGTTACCTCGACGACCTGCCGCTCACCCGCTCGCGGTACACACGCGGAAAGGCGGTCAGCGCCCAGGGCGGATGCGGGTTGAAGATCGCGCTGGGGATCGAACCCGAGGCTCTGCTCTCCGATTTACGGACCATCGCCAGGATCTGCCGCGAGGACATCCCGCACCAGGAGCTGGAGTTCGTCGACCACATCGTCCCGGTCACCGATCCGGCGGTTCTCGAGGCCCTCGAGCAGCGGCTGGACGACTGCCTCGGCCGGCCCGCCGACGGGCGGATCTCGTCCGCCGTCCCCTCCGACCACCACCTGGCCCACGCGGAGGCCACCGTGTACATGACGCGGATCAACAGCACCGAGGCCCGGCGCTCCGACGACTTCGACCTCGACTACGTGCTCACGCGGGCCCGGCTCGCACCGCCCGGACGACGCCTCGAAGTGCTGCGCGAAGGGACGGTGATCCTTGCCAAGGACCGCCGGGCACGTACCGTCGACACCCTCGCCGAGACCCGCGCGCTGGCCTGGCTGGAGGTCGAATCCTCCCTGGGCTCCAGGCGGTTCTTCCTCCTGGAGGGCGAGTGGTACGAGGGCGGGGCCGCCTACGTCGCGGAGAGCCGGGCCACCGTGGCGGCCCTGTTCCCTCCCACCCCCTCCGTCTCGATGCCCGCCTGGCTCAAGGGTGAGTCCGAGAACGCCTACAACAACAGGGTGGCCGACGAGGAACGGCCGGGCTGGCTCTGCCTCGACACCAAGAACGTCACCAATCCCCTCCGGCCCCGGGACCAGGTCGAGATCTGCGACCTGCTCACGCCCGACGGCGCCCTGGTCCTCGTCAAGCGCGCAGGCGGTTCCGGTCCGCTGAGCCACCTGTTCAACCAGGCCAGGGTGGCCGTGGAGCTGCTCCAGGAGTCCGCTCGGGTCCGTGCGGAATTCGTCGCGAAGGTCGCCCGGCTCAGTGGGGGCGGCCGGGTGCTTCCCGACGACTTCACCCCCAGGCGGATCGTCCTCGCCATGCTGCTCAAGAACCGCGAGAGCCTGACTCCGGATTCCGTCTTCGGCTTCTCCCAGATCACCATCGCCCAGACCGCGAAGGCCCTGGCAGCGCGTGGGGTGGCCGTCGAGGTCGTCGGCATCCCGGAAGGCAATGCCGGCGCGCTGTCCCTGCCTCCGAGCCGTGTGGAGGTCGGTGCGGGGGTTCCCGGCTGA
- a CDS encoding DUF4157 domain-containing protein — MLRQAGLLRDQDEHRHGPGCGQEETGQAPRPVQRSTVHDVLRGPGQPLDEVTRTDMEARLGADFSDVRIHSGAAARASADEVGARAYTSGSHVVVGAGGIDRHTLAHELTHVIQQRQGPVAGTDNGGGLRISDPSDRFEREAEANARRVLKGSAPPRNAEASGAAPAPGSHIQRMLSNTKGQDLHDAETPPGYSRTPAAAKKVADSSGREDGKWRYAEHDIPGLGSKTTATTNISLVSEQQKAGNWQQILNSFYQVCPGCGDAANVESFEVDHQEAFNEIRDNLRKLAADYTDAGVDPNRIPSQYQSFFVVSQDASAPGGFRFEASRAAVNEYSNDLGNLMRICRNCNGATGKSDMDFLKWFEQNKFFGRSFLAQHLSLQGGKNPDYILARTSSGGGWGKAARDWFTQHHLSTLRKQLPAVKLNKIITSGLANETTARTDGLYARDPQMLQYADVMNRRNDAHVGVTHTLADYAEGATDYAPGSPARLTAQVANVFNTREARKAQEAAGLLQAGVTADSGAAHDLGRQAGLAGQMPDHRVIAVGRPDSEAALRAYMEGYAAGMQQRFMQQQGFGGH, encoded by the coding sequence ATGCTCCGCCAGGCGGGCTTGCTCCGGGACCAGGACGAGCACCGCCACGGTCCCGGGTGCGGCCAGGAGGAGACCGGGCAGGCACCCCGTCCGGTGCAGCGGTCCACGGTCCACGACGTGCTCCGCGGCCCCGGGCAGCCCCTGGACGAGGTGACCCGCACCGACATGGAGGCCCGCCTCGGCGCCGACTTCTCCGATGTGCGCATCCACAGCGGCGCAGCCGCCAGGGCCTCCGCGGACGAGGTCGGGGCCCGCGCGTACACCTCGGGCTCCCATGTGGTCGTCGGCGCGGGCGGGATCGACCGCCACACCCTCGCGCACGAACTGACCCATGTCATCCAGCAGCGCCAGGGCCCGGTGGCGGGCACCGACAACGGTGGCGGCCTGCGGATCTCCGACCCCTCCGACCGCTTCGAACGCGAGGCGGAGGCGAACGCGCGGCGCGTGCTCAAGGGCTCCGCGCCCCCTCGAAACGCGGAAGCGTCCGGTGCCGCGCCCGCCCCGGGCAGCCACATCCAACGCATGCTTTCCAACACGAAGGGGCAGGACCTCCACGACGCCGAGACCCCTCCGGGTTACAGCCGCACGCCGGCAGCGGCCAAGAAGGTCGCCGATTCCTCCGGGCGCGAGGACGGGAAATGGCGCTACGCCGAGCACGACATCCCCGGACTGGGCTCAAAGACCACGGCGACCACCAATATCTCGCTCGTGTCGGAGCAGCAAAAAGCGGGGAACTGGCAGCAGATACTGAATTCCTTCTACCAGGTGTGCCCGGGGTGCGGAGACGCGGCGAACGTCGAATCCTTCGAGGTCGACCATCAGGAGGCATTCAATGAAATCCGGGACAACCTGCGCAAACTCGCCGCCGATTACACGGATGCGGGGGTCGACCCGAACAGGATCCCTTCTCAGTACCAGTCGTTCTTCGTGGTCTCCCAGGACGCCAGTGCTCCTGGAGGATTCCGCTTCGAGGCCAGCAGGGCAGCCGTCAACGAGTACTCCAACGACTTGGGCAACCTCATGCGCATCTGCAGGAACTGCAACGGTGCGACGGGGAAGAGCGACATGGACTTCCTCAAGTGGTTCGAGCAGAACAAATTCTTCGGAAGGTCCTTCCTCGCCCAGCACCTCAGTCTCCAAGGCGGCAAGAACCCCGACTACATCCTCGCCAGGACCAGTTCCGGCGGCGGCTGGGGGAAAGCCGCCCGCGACTGGTTCACGCAGCACCACCTGAGCACGCTCAGGAAGCAACTTCCCGCTGTCAAACTGAACAAAATCATCACGAGTGGTCTGGCGAACGAGACCACCGCCCGTACCGACGGCCTCTACGCCCGGGACCCGCAGATGCTGCAGTACGCGGACGTCATGAACCGCCGCAATGATGCCCACGTCGGGGTCACCCACACCCTCGCCGATTACGCCGAGGGCGCCACCGACTACGCGCCGGGCTCGCCCGCCCGGCTCACCGCCCAGGTCGCGAACGTGTTCAACACCCGGGAGGCGAGGAAGGCGCAGGAGGCCGCGGGCCTGCTACAGGCCGGAGTCACCGCCGATTCCGGCGCGGCCCACGACCTGGGCCGGCAGGCCGGGCTCGCCGGCCAGATGCCGGACCACCGCGTGATCGCCGTGGGCCGGCCCGATTCCGAAGCGGCCCTGCGCGCCTACATGGAGGGGTACGCGGCGGGAATGCAGCAGAGGTTCATGCAGCAGCAAGGCTTCGGGGGACATTGA
- a CDS encoding Na+/H+ antiporter subunit D has translation MNALVPLPVLLPLCATGLSLAFGTRLKQVQRLVSVVVLGTVLGLSVTLMIVADLRGPLTVDLGDFAPPLGITLVADRLSGLMLTVSSAVTLCVLVYSLGQGMADRDEETPVAVFHPAYLILVAGVSCTFLAGDLVNLYVGFEIMLVASFVLLTLGGTGPRVRAGSTYVIISLFSSMLFLTAIAMTYAATGTANFAQLAGRIGELPLGVQTLIQGMLLTVFAVKAAVFPLAAWLPDSYPTAPAPVTAVFAGLLTKVGVYCMLRTETLLFPGNRLGDLLMAAALASMVVGILGAVAQTDLKRLLSFTLVSHIGYMVFGIGLATRDAYGGAIVYVVHHITVQTTLFLVAGLIERRGGTTELTRIGGLAKAAPLLATLFFVPAMNLAGTPPLSGFIGKLVLMRAGVADGGVWAWILVAGSAVTSLLTLYVTAKVWNLAFWRAAPPGQAAYGTVLESGSDEDDTDTDEGPDRIPGSGDEPVRPRHQPAGRAVAATLHGHAVTTTTKLPHPMTGATAAAVALGLAFTVFAGPLTSYTDRAAAELIARTPYTQAVLGP, from the coding sequence ATGAACGCCCTCGTCCCCCTGCCGGTGCTGCTGCCGCTCTGCGCGACCGGCCTCAGCCTCGCCTTCGGCACCAGACTCAAACAGGTCCAGCGCCTCGTCAGCGTCGTCGTGCTCGGCACCGTGCTCGGACTCTCCGTCACCCTGATGATCGTCGCCGACCTCCGCGGCCCGCTCACCGTCGACCTCGGCGACTTCGCCCCGCCGCTCGGCATCACCCTGGTCGCCGACCGGCTCTCCGGGCTGATGCTGACGGTGTCCTCCGCCGTCACGCTCTGCGTGCTGGTCTACTCCCTCGGCCAGGGCATGGCCGACCGCGACGAGGAGACCCCCGTCGCGGTCTTCCACCCCGCGTACCTGATCCTGGTCGCCGGGGTCTCCTGCACCTTCCTCGCCGGTGACCTGGTCAACCTCTACGTCGGCTTCGAGATCATGCTGGTCGCCAGCTTCGTCCTGCTCACCCTCGGCGGCACCGGCCCCCGGGTCCGGGCCGGCTCCACCTACGTGATCATCTCGCTGTTCTCGTCGATGCTGTTCCTCACCGCCATCGCCATGACGTACGCGGCGACCGGCACCGCCAACTTCGCGCAACTGGCCGGACGGATCGGCGAACTGCCGCTCGGGGTGCAGACCCTGATCCAGGGGATGCTGCTCACCGTCTTCGCCGTCAAGGCCGCCGTCTTCCCGCTCGCCGCCTGGCTCCCCGACTCCTACCCGACCGCACCCGCCCCGGTCACCGCGGTCTTCGCGGGCCTGCTCACCAAGGTCGGCGTCTACTGCATGCTCCGCACCGAGACCCTGCTCTTCCCCGGCAACCGGCTCGGCGACCTGCTGATGGCCGCCGCGCTCGCCTCGATGGTCGTCGGCATCCTCGGAGCCGTGGCCCAGACCGACCTGAAACGGCTGCTCTCCTTCACCCTCGTCAGCCACATCGGCTACATGGTCTTCGGCATCGGCCTCGCCACCCGGGACGCGTACGGCGGCGCGATCGTCTACGTCGTCCACCACATCACCGTCCAGACCACCCTCTTCCTGGTGGCGGGGCTGATCGAACGCCGGGGCGGCACCACCGAACTCACCCGGATCGGCGGCCTCGCCAAGGCGGCCCCGCTGCTCGCCACGCTGTTCTTCGTCCCCGCCATGAACCTGGCCGGCACCCCACCGCTGTCCGGCTTCATCGGCAAGCTCGTGCTGATGCGGGCCGGGGTCGCCGACGGCGGCGTCTGGGCGTGGATCCTCGTCGCCGGGTCGGCGGTGACCAGCCTCCTCACCCTCTACGTGACGGCCAAGGTCTGGAACCTGGCCTTCTGGCGGGCCGCGCCGCCCGGACAGGCCGCGTACGGCACCGTCCTGGAGTCCGGCTCCGACGAGGACGACACCGACACCGACGAGGGCCCCGACCGCATCCCCGGCAGCGGCGACGAACCGGTGCGCCCCCGCCACCAGCCCGCCGGACGGGCGGTCGCGGCCACCCTGCACGGCCACGCCGTCACCACCACGACGAAACTGCCGCACCCGATGACCGGGGCGACCGCGGCGGCCGTCGCACTCGGCCTCGCCTTCACCGTGTTCGCCGGACCGCTGACCTCCTACACCGACCGCGCCGCCGCCGAACTCATCGCGCGCACGCCCTACACACAGGCGGTACTCGGCCCGTGA
- a CDS encoding MFS transporter: METFTPASSGDKARTRSLLPVVAIALCTFLVVSSEMMPVGVLTPMAGSLGISEGVAGLSLTITGLVAAVVATVAPALVGRADRRGVLVLFMCVLTAANALTALAPDFLVLAGARVLLGVSMGMVWGLAAGLGSRLAEPGRAALATTLIFSGVSIASVLGVPLGTFVADSFGWRSAFWALSAAGAFASVLLLVVLPPVPVAGRVRLGAGFGVLRNPGVSAGIAISVLVVLGHFAGYTYVRPFLESEAGLSPALVAAALLAYGVAGVLGNFVVGSLAGKSARAAVMVAVGGVVAATSALAFGGGAAALSASVLLVVWGLGYGGVSVSTQTWTAAADPERVEASSALWAGAFNASIAVGSVAGGAVIDGAGETAVMRVAAFGALCAFVVAVVARPRR, translated from the coding sequence ATGGAAACATTCACGCCCGCTTCGAGCGGCGACAAGGCCAGAACCCGTTCCCTCCTCCCGGTCGTCGCGATCGCGCTGTGCACCTTCCTCGTGGTGAGCTCCGAGATGATGCCGGTGGGAGTGCTGACCCCCATGGCCGGCTCGCTCGGCATCAGCGAGGGCGTCGCCGGGCTGTCCCTGACCATCACCGGGCTGGTCGCGGCCGTGGTCGCCACCGTGGCGCCCGCGCTGGTCGGGCGTGCCGACCGGCGCGGTGTGCTGGTCCTGTTCATGTGCGTGCTCACGGCCGCGAACGCGCTGACGGCGCTGGCTCCGGATTTCCTCGTCCTGGCCGGGGCCCGGGTGCTGTTGGGGGTGTCGATGGGGATGGTGTGGGGTCTGGCGGCCGGTCTGGGGTCGCGGTTGGCCGAGCCGGGGCGTGCCGCCCTCGCGACGACGCTGATCTTCTCCGGGGTGTCGATCGCCTCCGTGCTGGGAGTGCCGCTGGGGACCTTCGTCGCGGATTCGTTCGGGTGGCGATCGGCGTTCTGGGCGCTGAGCGCGGCCGGGGCCTTCGCGAGCGTTCTGCTGTTGGTCGTGCTGCCGCCCGTGCCGGTGGCCGGGCGGGTGCGTTTGGGGGCCGGGTTCGGGGTCCTGAGGAACCCCGGTGTGTCGGCGGGGATCGCGATCTCGGTGCTCGTCGTGCTCGGGCATTTCGCCGGCTACACCTACGTCCGGCCCTTCCTGGAGTCGGAGGCGGGGCTGAGCCCGGCGCTGGTCGCGGCGGCGCTGCTCGCCTACGGAGTGGCGGGGGTCCTCGGCAACTTCGTCGTCGGGTCGCTCGCCGGGAAGTCGGCCCGTGCCGCCGTCATGGTGGCGGTCGGCGGTGTCGTGGCCGCGACGTCCGCCCTGGCGTTCGGCGGGGGTGCCGCGGCGCTGTCGGCGTCGGTGCTGCTCGTCGTGTGGGGGCTCGGGTACGGCGGTGTCTCCGTCTCGACGCAGACCTGGACGGCCGCCGCCGACCCGGAACGTGTCGAGGCCTCCTCGGCGTTGTGGGCGGGGGCGTTCAACGCGAGCATCGCGGTCGGCTCGGTCGCCGGAGGGGCGGTGATCGACGGTGCCGGGGAAACGGCGGTCATGCGGGTCGCGGCGTTCGGCGCCCTCTGCGCGTTCGTCGTCGCTGTCGTGGCGCGTCCTCGCAGGTGA
- a CDS encoding LysR family transcriptional regulator, translating into MTTSPPLPDLPLRELECFSVLAGELHFGRTAERLGVSQGRVSQMIKRLEGRVGGALFERTSRRVALTAVGAALAAGTTPAIDRLRQGFADAQARALSPDRPLRIGFQGAVYESLGRTVAALPAELTRLVELPWADPFTGLGNGTVDVAVVLAPSTEHDFRHLVEFSRQPQYLAVSRAHPLAAKERVTSADLAGVGMVAPVPRAPAYWREANAPRRTEDGYELHYTATATTLQEALSLVAGNRHGVLLCRAGAAYFSRPDVRFVPAPSLPDTSLIALARHDAKHPLIARFAEELDLRTRAA; encoded by the coding sequence GTGACGACCTCCCCACCGCTGCCGGACCTGCCCCTGCGGGAGCTCGAATGTTTCTCGGTACTGGCCGGGGAGCTCCATTTCGGCCGCACCGCCGAGCGCCTCGGGGTCTCCCAGGGGCGCGTCTCGCAGATGATCAAACGGCTGGAGGGGCGGGTCGGCGGGGCGCTGTTCGAGCGCACGAGCAGGCGCGTCGCGCTGACCGCCGTGGGCGCGGCGCTGGCCGCCGGGACGACGCCCGCGATCGACCGCCTGCGACAGGGGTTCGCCGACGCCCAGGCCAGGGCCCTCTCCCCGGACCGTCCCCTGCGGATCGGCTTCCAGGGCGCGGTGTACGAGTCGCTGGGCCGGACGGTCGCGGCGCTCCCCGCGGAACTCACGCGCCTGGTCGAACTGCCGTGGGCGGACCCGTTCACGGGGTTGGGCAACGGCACCGTCGACGTGGCCGTCGTCCTCGCCCCCAGTACGGAACACGACTTCCGGCACCTGGTCGAGTTCTCGCGCCAGCCGCAGTACCTCGCGGTCTCCCGCGCGCACCCGCTCGCCGCGAAGGAGCGTGTCACCTCGGCCGATCTCGCGGGTGTGGGCATGGTGGCCCCCGTACCGCGGGCACCGGCGTACTGGCGCGAGGCGAACGCCCCGCGCCGCACGGAGGACGGGTACGAACTGCACTACACCGCCACCGCGACCACGCTCCAGGAAGCGCTGTCGCTCGTCGCGGGCAACCGGCACGGGGTGCTGTTGTGCCGGGCGGGGGCGGCCTATTTCTCGCGCCCGGACGTGCGCTTCGTCCCCGCCCCGTCGCTGCCCGACACCTCGCTGATCGCGCTGGCCCGCCACGACGCGAAGCACCCGCTGATCGCGCGGTTCGCCGAGGAACTGGACCTCAGGACACGCGCGGCCTGA
- a CDS encoding Na+/H+ antiporter subunit E, with amino-acid sequence MKRLIKLSFRNKDLPPFSCEFIGRRRRVLDLPLIAWLTFIWVFLWSGLHWINLLTGAVVAVVVCLAFPLPRVDLGLRLHPWGILVLVGCLLYDMYTSGVRVTRQIFVDHPHRAAVIAVPLRCRSDLMLAATAVAVSNVPGGSVVEVRRATATVFLHVLDADRPAALDAARRSVWRLEALTVRAFGTPDEIARVAGPPPPVASGKGVGA; translated from the coding sequence GTGAAACGCCTGATCAAACTGTCCTTCCGGAACAAGGACCTGCCGCCCTTCAGCTGCGAGTTCATCGGGCGCCGACGACGCGTGCTCGACCTCCCGCTGATCGCCTGGCTCACCTTCATCTGGGTGTTCCTCTGGTCCGGCCTCCACTGGATCAACCTGCTGACCGGCGCGGTCGTCGCGGTGGTCGTCTGCCTGGCCTTCCCGCTGCCCCGGGTCGACCTCGGACTCCGCCTGCACCCCTGGGGCATCCTGGTGCTCGTCGGCTGTCTGCTCTACGACATGTACACCTCGGGCGTACGCGTCACCCGGCAGATCTTCGTCGACCACCCGCACCGGGCCGCCGTCATCGCCGTACCGCTGCGCTGCCGCTCCGACCTGATGCTCGCGGCCACCGCCGTCGCCGTGTCGAACGTCCCCGGCGGATCGGTCGTCGAGGTGCGCCGCGCCACGGCCACCGTCTTCCTGCACGTCCTCGACGCGGACCGGCCCGCCGCGCTCGACGCGGCACGGCGCTCGGTGTGGCGCCTGGAGGCACTGACGGTACGGGCCTTCGGCACCCCCGACGAGATCGCCCGGGTCGCCGGCCCGCCGCCACCGGTCGCGTCCGGCAAGGGAGTCGGGGCATGA
- the mnhG gene encoding monovalent cation/H(+) antiporter subunit G: MNAWLQVLDMAGAVLVLVGAAVCLLGVIGMLRLPDVLSRSHAATKPQTLGMLLTLAGVALRLRSGMDLATLALIGFFQLMTSPVAAHLVARSAYRTGQIDHAELLFDELDEQLTEEE; encoded by the coding sequence ATGAACGCCTGGCTCCAGGTCCTCGACATGGCCGGCGCCGTACTCGTCCTCGTCGGCGCGGCCGTCTGCCTGCTCGGCGTGATCGGCATGCTCCGCCTCCCCGACGTCCTCTCCCGCAGCCACGCCGCCACCAAACCGCAGACCCTCGGCATGCTCCTGACCCTCGCCGGGGTCGCCCTGCGCCTGCGCAGCGGCATGGACCTGGCGACCCTCGCCCTGATCGGCTTCTTCCAGCTGATGACCAGCCCCGTGGCCGCCCACCTGGTGGCCCGCTCCGCCTACCGGACCGGCCAGATCGACCACGCCGAGCTGCTCTTCGACGAACTGGACGAGCAGTTGACCGAGGAGGAGTGA